A single Prochlorococcus marinus XMU1410 DNA region contains:
- a CDS encoding serine hydroxymethyltransferase, producing MEFILFLSKLDKEILNLLMKANYIVEENKIECLINKEIKGLHNFKENKIIICTENAKRKTNYRSKKQSPNKDNFKTERAIRKALRHEATHAIQKCNDNKTIGDIKKLESKLHQSKKKALEFSSSNFSGTYEKEVEAYVLEDKPKKVKNLIKKYCL from the coding sequence ATGGAATTTATATTATTTTTGAGCAAATTAGATAAAGAGATTCTTAACTTATTAATGAAAGCAAACTACATAGTTGAAGAAAATAAAATTGAATGTCTAATAAACAAAGAAATAAAAGGGCTACATAATTTTAAAGAAAATAAAATAATAATATGTACTGAAAATGCAAAAAGGAAAACAAATTATAGAAGTAAAAAACAAAGCCCAAATAAAGATAACTTCAAAACAGAAAGGGCGATAAGAAAAGCATTGAGACACGAAGCAACTCATGCGATACAAAAATGTAATGACAATAAAACAATAGGAGATATAAAAAAATTAGAAAGCAAATTACATCAAAGTAAAAAAAAAGCATTAGAGTTCTCTAGTTCAAATTTTTCTGGGACTTATGAGAAAGAAGTAGAAGCTTATGTTCTTGAAGATAAACCCAAAAAAGTTAAAAACTTGATTAAAAAATACTGTCTATAA
- a CDS encoding Y-family DNA polymerase encodes MRISNIDAIALIDANNFYASCEQNINPHLRNKPVVILSNNDGCIIARSPEARALKIKMGTPYFKVKERLNKLDVAVLSSNYSLYGDMSRRLMNLLKNYCEQIEIYSIDEAFVSISRPNDENLYPWARSIRSLIYQNLGITITVGIGENKVRAKIANKLAKNIDYSAGIFDLARTENENNYLKRISIDKIWGVGKQTSNWLQSKGIKNARELRDMEENEIIKKLGIVGKRLQLELKGHRCLPIEKKKKSKKEIQVSRSFGTPITKLEDLTQALATHAIKASEKMRSQNLQSSNIRVFARTSKYSSQNYQRSAHRKLTNATDDTNNILKIVVELSKEIYNPEYKFSKAGVLMQDLTNSEYLQQSVINYESQKVLKKSTNLMKTIDLLNKRFNNNAITWAITKNPQSWKMNKNFLSRSSTTDIEQIPTIVK; translated from the coding sequence GTCATGTGAGCAAAATATTAATCCTCATTTGAGAAATAAACCAGTAGTAATTTTATCTAATAATGACGGATGTATCATTGCAAGAAGCCCCGAAGCGCGAGCTTTAAAAATTAAAATGGGAACTCCGTATTTTAAGGTCAAAGAAAGACTAAATAAATTAGATGTAGCAGTCTTAAGCTCAAACTACTCGCTTTATGGGGATATGAGCAGAAGACTAATGAATTTACTGAAAAACTACTGTGAACAGATAGAAATTTATTCTATTGACGAAGCATTCGTCTCGATTTCTAGACCTAATGATGAAAATCTATATCCTTGGGCAAGAAGCATAAGATCATTAATATATCAGAATCTAGGAATTACCATAACAGTAGGAATAGGAGAAAATAAGGTAAGAGCAAAAATTGCTAATAAACTAGCTAAAAATATTGATTATTCAGCTGGAATATTTGATTTAGCTAGAACCGAAAATGAGAATAATTATTTGAAAAGAATTAGCATAGATAAGATATGGGGAGTCGGGAAACAAACCTCTAATTGGTTGCAAAGTAAAGGTATTAAAAATGCGAGAGAACTAAGAGATATGGAAGAAAATGAAATCATTAAGAAATTAGGCATTGTAGGGAAAAGACTGCAATTAGAACTGAAAGGCCATAGATGCCTGCCCATAGAAAAAAAGAAGAAATCAAAAAAAGAAATTCAGGTGAGCAGGAGTTTCGGCACGCCTATCACAAAATTAGAAGACTTAACTCAAGCACTGGCAACTCACGCAATAAAAGCCTCTGAAAAAATGAGAAGTCAGAATTTGCAATCATCTAATATTAGAGTATTTGCTAGAACCAGTAAATATTCAAGTCAAAATTATCAAAGAAGTGCTCATAGAAAACTTACAAATGCAACTGATGACACAAACAATATTTTAAAAATAGTAGTTGAATTATCTAAAGAAATTTATAATCCCGAATATAAATTCTCAAAAGCTGGTGTTTTAATGCAGGATTTAACAAATAGCGAATATTTACAGCAATCAGTTATCAATTACGAATCTCAGAAAGTCTTAAAAAAATCAACAAATCTTATGAAAACGATTGATTTATTAAATAAAAGATTTAATAACAATGCAATTACATGGGCCATTACAAAAAATCCACAAAGTTGGAAGATGAATAAGAATTTCTTAAGTCGCTCATCTACAACTGATATAGAACAAATCCCAACTATAGTGAAGTAA